DNA sequence from the Thermodesulfobacteriota bacterium genome:
TGTTGACCAGAGCCGCTTCCCAGGCGCCCGTTCCGGAAGAGGGAAAGATCACCACCTCTCCGGACGTCTGAAAGACCTTTTTTAGGCCCTGAAGCACCTCCCGGGCCAGTTGGGCGAACTCAGGTCCGCGGTGGTCGATGGTAGGCTGGGACATGGCCCTGAGGACACGGTCAGGGACATTGGTGGGTCCTGGAATTTGAAGGAAGTGCCTTCCGCTCTGAAAGGGGAATTGGGTCATCGAGGGCCCTTAAAGCCAACTCTCATTCCCAGGATTTGCCGCTGATGCCGTAACCGGTTTCGCCGCGGAGTTCCTTCGCGATCCAACGTGCCTTCGCACGGGCCTCCATCTTCTTCTCGGTTGGAATGACAAGCCTCGCCCCTAATTTTTCTTGACAGAATTGGCTCAAGACCTCCATCACCTTCGTGCTTCCCGTCACGGGCAGGGCTGGCCAGAAGTAGGTGGTGATGCCCATGGCCACCAGCCCCATCGCCTCCGTCACTTCGGAGCTTCGGTTGGCCTCGGGAAAACAGGCCACGATCGGGAGGGGCTGCCCATCTCTCTTCCCGACCTTTCCCAGGGCGAGGATGAAATCGATCAGCCCTCTTTCTCCTCCTCCGACGTCGATCACCGCAGGGATCTCCTTCCCCAGGGAAGAGAGGAGATCGGAGAGGGCTTTTCCACAGTATTTTTCCTTTGACTCGGGGTTTAGGAGTCCATATTTCCCGAGGGCGATGCTGGCTTCCCCTTTGGAGAAGCAGAGGATATCCTGGCTTAAGAATTCTCTGGCCATCAGGGTGATTTCCTGGTCTTGCGTATATTTCACATTGTTACTTCCGCCAAATAGGACCAGCCCCTTCAACACCCCTTTCTGGAGGCCCGCCGTGACCTTTTTGAGATCGACCTGTTTCTGGGAGAAGCCCATCATGGCCCATTCTTTGGTCTCGGGAATGTCCTTGGGGAGATTCCGGCGGAACTCGAAAGACTTTTTGGTCCTTTCCACGATCTCTTTTGCCCAACGGTTGAGGTCTTTTTCAGGATTTAACGTCTCCGTAGGGACAATGGGGACCTCGAAGGCTTTGGCGATTTGTGCCAGTGAGGGATGAACCCATTGGTCTCCCATCACCACCAGATCGACCGCCCCGGTCATGAGGGCGATTTCTTGGGAGCCATATCCCGTGGCCACCGGAAAACGGAAGGGGGGGAGGAGGGGGTCGTTACAGACCACCATCACCTGGATGGCCTCTTTCTTCGCCACCTCCGCTATCTTTCGCTTCAGAATCGGGGAGAAATAACCCAGGAGGAGGAGGTTCGGAGAATCCTTTTTGAGCCCTCCCAGATTGACTTCGATCCGGGTCGGTTCCACCTCGCCGAAGACGGAGGTGATCAAGTCCCCATAGAGCCTCTGAGCGAAGCAGGCCAGGAGAGAGGATTTGAAGGCCCAGAGCAACACCTCCTCGATCCCGGATGCCCCACCTTCCAATTTCTGGGAGGCCTTGAAAAGGTCCCTTCCGATCCCTTCGGGAAGGATGGCCAAGGATTCCCATCGCCGGAGCCATGGGCTTGGAAGATCTTTTTTGGATCCTGCGCCCCCGTTTCGAAAAAGGGCCTGGGTCTCTTTGAGCAGTTGGGCGGTCCGGGTCTGTTGGGCGGGTTTGATCTTGGTCGCCTCGATCCCGTGGGCGAGCTCATACAACCGGTCGAGATGGGTCATGGCCCCCTTCAAAACCAGCCTCAGGAGAGACTGGGCGGCCATGAGATCCCTGTCCTTTCCGCAGACCCCCATTTTGTTCGAGTCGCGAAAAGGGTGGCTGATGCAGGGGCCCTGAAGGCAATCCCGACAACTCAAGCCTGTTTCGCAAAATCCGCACTCCGGGAGCTGGCCTTCGAAGCGATCCCAGGCCAGCGATACCTCACTCTCGGCAGCCTTGGGCAAGAAATATTCGACCGCAGGATCCATGGTCTTTTTCTGAATGAATTCCATCTCGAACTCCTTTCTCTCCTGAAAATCAGATCGATGGGATATCCTTCTCGTTAAAAGGCTTTGGCCCGATAATCTTTTCTCTCCTCCAAGGTGATCGCCTGGGTGGGGCAGACCTCGGCGCAGATGGGGTAGCCCATGTTACGGCAGCGATCACACTTGATCGCTACTTTCATGGCAGGGGAGGGATGGATGATCCCAAAAGGACAGGTCATCACGCACATCCAGCAGGCGATACAGGTGGGCTCGTGGACATAAACCAGTCCCGTGTCGGGATCTCTCCGCATGGTCCCGTTGGGGCAGGCTTCGATACAAGGAGGCTCCTCGCAGTGACGACATTGGAGGGCGAAGGGCTTTCCTTCCACATAGACCCGGGGAACGGGTCGAGGTTCTTCTTGGATCGCCCGATGGAGCTCTTTGGACACCGAAGAAATCTCTGTCCCACACCAGAGCTCACACTGGTGGCATCCGGTACATTTGTTTTTGTCGACCATCAGAATTTTCACGGCTCTTTCCTCCCGCTCCTTTTAGGCCTCTTTTTCTTCGAAGTTAAACCCCCAGGCCCCCTGGTTTACAGCATCGTGTCCATGATCTCCTTATATTCCGTTTCGGTGAAACGATCCGCATTCTTCCGGATCAAGGGCAGCAGGCCCATGAAATTGAGGTCCCGGCTCATCAAGAGGGAGAGGGATTCGGAGACATCGATCCTTTTCTTCATGAGCACATGGAAGAGCCCGGCCTTCTGGGTCTGGCCGACCAGGATCGCTCCGACCAGCCGGCCGTTCTTCAA
Encoded proteins:
- a CDS encoding 4Fe-4S dicluster domain-containing protein is translated as MKILMVDKNKCTGCHQCELWCGTEISSVSKELHRAIQEEPRPVPRVYVEGKPFALQCRHCEEPPCIEACPNGTMRRDPDTGLVYVHEPTCIACWMCVMTCPFGIIHPSPAMKVAIKCDRCRNMGYPICAEVCPTQAITLEERKDYRAKAF